The nucleotide sequence TGTCTAGATGTGAATGTATTCCTAAGACACCAGAATGATCCATTTTCAGTGTTCCAGACATTCAGTAACATTTGAACAAAAGGGTGTTGAGAACAGCAGAgcgctttttattattttatacctAGCTTTGTCTTTCTCAATAGATATGCAAATGTGAACTTTAATACCAAAAAATTGCTTTAATGACAATAGAATCCATTGTGCAAAATGTGGCTTAATGTCTCTCCAAATACTCACCTACACAtctcattatttttctttataggCGTTTAACCTAAAACCCCTGCAGATCATTCTTCCACCTAGAGAAGACATGGACCGTCCAGCTGTGGACCTGGACCTCCATCTACCATTTTTGTGCTTTCAACCTGAGCAAATCTTACAGGTCTGTTCCCACATCTAATGTTAATGGGATTTAAGttaataattatgtttaatgaTTAAGGTGTATAGGCATGCTTGATGGTTGATTATCTGTAAGATATTAAGGTGAATTGTTGTATCTgaaatacgtgtgtgtgtgtgtgtaggtgatctgCAGTATCTTGACGGAGCAGCGGGTTGTGTTCTTCTCCTCGGACTGGGCCAGGCTCACACTGGTGGCTGAGTGCTTTATGCTGTTCATCCACCCTCTGCACTGGCAACACCCATTCGTTCCTATCCTTTCCCGACAGATGCTGGACTTCCTCATGGCTCCCACTGCCTACATCATGGGCTGTCACGTCCAGCACCTTGAGGATGTGGCAGCGGTAAGGAGGATCATATTAGACTTGTAGTGTATGGTAGACCTTGGCACTGAAGTGTGATAAGTAAAGAAAATATCTCTTAGGGTGTGCTGTTAGAAAAATGATCAACAATGGGGTGGTTTCTATAGttggttcctttttttttttttttttctgaatgacACATTGTACTTTTATACATATGATGTTATATGTGCAGAGCATGTTATCAGTTACCTTATATCATATACCTTAGCTTTtcttctcttgaagttaataaggcCGCAGCATGTCATGTTACCAAAAAAACTGCAGAGTACGAAACCCTCTATCATTGTACATTGGTCTTGGTTTTATTGTGACACGAGGGTGAGACTTGACTCTATGACTCCTTTTTCCCCATCAGGAGATGGAGGACCTGATCCTGATCGATATTGATGATGGAACGGTGACATCATCATGTGATGCAGACTTGCCAGATATGCCAGTGGCTGCCAAAGAGTGTTTCAAGAGGCGGTAAGAAAACTCTGTTTTAATTgatattttacagtttttaataGCTGTTTGGTCTACAtgtgtatacacatacatacacatcaaagTCACATCAAACcactaatttaataaaaatgcatCATACAGAACAGAATAataagtggtgtgtgtctgtgcagcgTAAATGAGCTACAGCTTCATTATGACCTGGAGTTGTGCAGACACGGCAGCAGCATGGATGTAAACGACATGCGGGCTCGCAGACGCCAGTGGCAACACAAACTCAACTCAGAAATCTTAAACATCAGCCTCGAACTCATCGTCAACATCTTCAGGTCAGATTTTGTGCGTGCGACTGTCCGTGTAGTGTTCCCAGCTATTGTAATTGGCTTCAATACAGAAGGGATTCTCAACTTCCtgcttatttgtttaatttggtTGGTAGCCTTGTGGGTGATATTTTTCCTCCCACATCTGTTTCCTGTTGATAGAGCTATTTTATAATTTGATGTCATAAAACTTACTGAgtgctttctctcttttgttttccgTGTTTACTAGAGAGGTCCATGACAACCTCAACTTTGAGCATCGGGTATTCAACAGTGAGGAGTTTTTCAGGGCCCAGGACCCAGGAGATCAGCCATTTTACAAGAAGGTATAACAATTAAATATTCACACCTGCCATATTCACAAACGCCTATAAATGTTCACATGCttgtgtttttataaacatgaaTTGACACGTTTATCCTTGTCCATGCAGGttttagatacacacatattccATTCTTTCCTGAAAGATTGTTTAAATAGGAAGACGGGTGCTTTCGCACAGATGAAGATAAATACTCAGTCAGAAGCTTTCAGGTAAAGTGCTTTATTGCAGCATTCTTAGTAGTCCTTCAAGTAGTTTTAATCTCCTTTTAATCTGTCTCTCATAATATTCCACACTATTCTATATTTACAGGCTTTGTATTTATGTCTTAGTTTTCATTTCATCGGTTAATAAGGCAAggctttgggagtgacacggttagacaggattaggaacgagtacgtcagagggacagctcatgttggacgtttgggggacaaagttagggtgAGGCCAGATTGAGATGGTTTGGAGGAGGGAGAGtaagtatattggtaggagaatgttggacatggagctgccaggcaggaggcaaagaggaaggatgtaataaatgaggatatgaagctagtgggtgcaagtgttgaggttACAGAAGAtcgggataggtggagagagatgattcgctgtggagacccctgaagggaaaagccaaaagaagaagggGGAAAACTTGCCTTTAAGCctaaaataatctaataatttGAAATTTCCAACTAATAAATTACATTTGGTAAAACAAAAGACAATGTAAGTAAACATTCTAGACTACTCTGATAATATACTAATAAGAAGTatgcaaatgtttatttaactaattatttaaaaagatctATTGAGGTTGATGGTGATAAATATTGTCCTAGTCATTCTAATTGGATAATTATCTCTGTGAATTTTGTCCCAGTTTGGTCATCTGTATTACACCCACACAATTTGGCTGCCTTCCTGTGCAGCAGCGCTTCTATACCACAGAATTAAACAGCAGTAATTATAATCGAAGAGCAGGAAAATCCCAGCATACAGGAAACACAGTGATATATTAGTAACAACAGCTGCAAGATCTGCGATTTAAAAAATGCTGTAGTTGCAGCTGTGGAAAACCAATGATTTGAAAATATCCTATTAATAAATCTAaagttgtaatgtgtgtatttgtatggaGTTGATTATTTACTTTAGCAATGTTGGACAGTTAAAGCTACTTGTATTTTAACAGCAAATCCCCGAAGAAGCCAGCTGTTTCTAAAGCTTTACAGTTCTCTGCAGTGTAAACATAATGTaagatgtctgtctgtctgtctgtctgtctgtctctctctctctctctctctctcttgctctctctcactctctctctctctctgtctgtctgtctctctctctctctcttgcacgctctctctcgctctctcaggcTTAGAACATACTCCACAGAACATTCTCCACAGAAGCCGAATATGAAGGATGTGACGCGCAAACCGGATTACCAGTTGCGTAAGAGGCTAGGTATGAGTCTGCCCAACCTGGTAGAGGACTTCTCTCTGCTGGTGCCGATCCGTCAGCTGTCCTTCCAGAAATCTGACAAGGGATCCACATTCAAACCAGGTCtacatttgttatttttgaagAAATATCATTCAATGacaatttctgttttttattgttaatgaagGAACACTTGTTTGTGTAAACTACATTTCTTTGTCTTAATTTTGTAGTAagtgtgcacacagagctttGCACTTGACTGtttgtttgaaatattttttattctttttctcccAATTTTTAGTTTTCAAGATTCCCCCAAAGCCAGTCAAAACATTCAAACTCCCAGAATTCCCTCCTCCTCTGGCCTATCAATATGttcaatcttattattcagaacTCATCACTCAACTTAGCAAGGCCATTAACTCTGCAACCCCTGAGGAGTCGTCCCTGCTGGCACGCTACTACTACCTCCGCGGCTTGGTCAATTATGTGGCAGGAAAACGTGTGGATGCATTGATTGACTTCCAGAATCTCCACAGGACAGATATGGACATATTCCCTCTGGAGCTGGTGAATACTCTGGCAGACTCGCTGAGGATAGAAGAGCGCAAAGTGGCTGAGGGGCGACCGGAACTGAAGCGCCTCATCAGCCGGGTGAAGAAAACCTCCAGCCAGGACGACTACCCTGACGGAGGCTCAGTGAAGAAGTTTGAGCTCCCACGCACACACATGTTTCTGGAAGACTTTGTGCGCCGTGTGCAGGAATCGGGCATCGTCAAAGATCTGGGCACCATCCAGCGCCTGTTTCACGCACTCACTGTGGGTGAGTGATACAGTacactaaagagagagacagcacaGAAGTGGGTCAGAAGATGAAAATTCAGAGGCAGGAATTTTCTCATTTCTTCAGGTTAATGTACATGCACAGACAAACGAGTGAAGGAGACTCTCCTTTGCCTTGAACATTAGTCATTGATTAACCATTGATATTCATCTCAACTAAAAGGAAATATAGAAGGCTACCATTTTGAAAGGTGGTGTCTAGATAAAATCGGTTCAGGTTAAACCCGGAGATTTCTGCTTCTGAGATGATTTGGTTACAACATACAAGGAAAACTTGATAGATTGTATGTGCTGCCCCTGATTACCCTACCCCAGTATAGACTAATGGGAGTGGATTTGGTTTGCCAGGTATGGAGTCTACAGCGAAGGTCTCAGCCCAGTCTGTTTTTTACCTTGATTCCTCATCAGATGGTAAGCGTAGCCTGTGCTGCACCCGTTAATACGCTACATCTAAAggttctgtctctgtgtgtgtgtttgtgtgtgcacgctCAAGTGTGTCATCTATTACTCATTTATTGCCGGATCTGCTTTAAGCTGTTTAACTTAACCGTTTGCTTTAATCTATAACCCTGTTGGCTGTTAGCTTTTATTCTCCTCCCTCAGCTCTTTAGGAGGTCATCCTGGCATGCTGCTGGTTAATgattgtctttgtttttttttttagctgaaaaAGAATCTGCCTTAGCTTTGTGATGTAGCCTGTAATGTTAGTGGAATGAGTTTGAGGTAGTGTTGATCTGGGGTCTTGTATTGATTCTTTCGTTTATAATTGAAGTCATTACTGATTGCTGCATGTTTTAAAAATTGCTTGTATAAGAAAAGTTCTTGGCTGTCACTAACTAACTACATCTATATCTGAAAATTATATATACTTAATAATAACGATAATGGATCCACATTTTTTGTCATATCCACTCCTTACATCAGCATGAGTTTCTACTGGGTTCTCCGGTGGTTTTGCTctacctccaaaaaacatgcgAGCCAGTGGGTTGGCTGCCCTGAATTGTAGGAgttgaatgagtgtgtggacGGACTGGTAACATATTTGAGGGCCaatgttcctgggataggcagCAGATCAACTGCAGGTCTGACCAGTAAATTATTGTTATACATCGATCAGGtttagcattatgaccacctgcctattattgtgttgctgccaaaacagccctgacctgacgAGGTCCTTTCCACtaaaaggtgtgctgtggtatctggtaccaagatgttggcagcagatcctttaactcATGTAGGTTGGGAAGTGGGCCGGATACTTACATGATTTAAAGGACTCaaatgatacttttgatagatactgaccactgcagactgggaacacctcacaagagctgcagttttggagatgctctgatccagttgtctagccatcacaatttgtccttcgtcaaactcgctcaaatccttactcttgcccatttttcctgaatcaactttgaggacaaaatgttcacttgctgcctaatatatcccacccactaacaggtgccatgatgaggagatcatcagtgttatttactccacctctcactgctcataatgttatacctgatctgtgtatatagtAACAGTTATTGTAATGTATGGCATTACAACATTTGGTGTGCTGGGCTGAAATTACTGGAGAAATACtaatacatactgtatgtgggCAACAGAAATAGATGTAGATAGCTGTTCACTGATAGCCGAGAATTCATTTTATATGTAATATTGCACTGATAACATTACCTAAAATATGTTAGACATctttaaacaaacattttactTTTCCTGGACACCCGAGTCAATAACATCCCTTATCATTTACCATCACACATTACTTCACCCTTATAGTCTGACATAAAACAAGAAACAATTTTGCACTTTGAACTCAGTTTATGGGAAGAGTTCTTATATTCCCATCAAATAgatatctgtaaaataaaaaggtacTGATGACTCAGTGGTAACCGCAACCATAACCTTTAGGTATGTTCACATTTGATTGGTTTTATGGTCCATGATGATACAAAAATTATTATATCTAAAATTTTGGAAAGTTAATGAAAGAGACAATTCCAAGCTGAGGCCATACCAATTTGAAAAGCACCTCTGTGTTTCCCCCTACAGGTCAACAGAAGCAGGTGGACCCAGAAGTATTCCGCTTTTTCTACACCATCTGGAAGGAAACAGAGGCTGAAGCACAGGATGTGGATTTACCCGTGGCTGTGCTCAACCATTTGGAAACCAATGAACAGGTGtacaaggtttcttcctctgtgAAGACCAGCCACGGTGTGGGCAAGATTGCCATGACCCAGCGCCGGCTCTTTCTGCTCACAGAGGGACACCCAGGTTATGTAGAGGTCACCAAGTTTAGAGACCTTGAGGTGAGACTAGCTTCTCATAAGCGTGCTATTTcttataaaaaatgaattaaatcacTAAGTTTAtttatgtagtgtatgtgtgattttCTTGCCTTTGGTGATGAGGACTTTTCTAAGAAGGTCTTTGTCCATTCCTTTCATTCAGGAAGTGAAGATATCCTCAGCTCCTTTACTTTTTCTGAGGATCCCCACTTTGAAGATCAAGACCAGCCTGAGGAGGGAGACCTTCGAGGCCAATCTGAAATCCGAGTGTGATCTGTGGCACTTGATGATCAAGGAGCTGTGGGCAGGAAGGAAAATGGCAGATGAACACAAGGTTGGTGTTGATGTTGTTACTCTGCAGAATTTCTTTTATAATTTCTGTTAGATTCTCAGCAGTGCTTACCAAGGCTTTAGAGTGTGTTCAGGAATGAACAAAAGATCACGTCTCATGTAAACATGACTAACAGTgtgtcccaaagtgttttattcattacaaaccatttaaacaatttaacaaTGATTAcgcttatatttacattatagcagtTAGAAACTCAAAttttaataagagaaaaatgaGGCTTGTTTTGAAATCTAGCTAGTTACCCGGAAACTTTTCTGTGGTGGACAAACTAAAAttttacagctttatctctgaccATTCCAAAGCACTAACAATGGAGACTCATtgcataaatgttaaataaacatgttcttacagaaaacctcaCAGTATGaacaattatattatttatatattgaacTAAGGTTACATGTAGTATGTactgtgaattagctgttagCATAGAAACGATGACGTAAATAATCCCATGAATGCCATGCATGCAGACCAATTACGATTAAGAATTCAGCAGCGCTAAGATATAGGAGAATGTAATAGTAGCAGCGTACATGTAGGTGAACTATTAATGATGTCATATATTAAATCCGTTGACATACAAATGTTCATACTgcaacatataaaataaaatctcagaCAATTCCAGGTATTGTGCATGACAAGACAATTTTTCGGAATTGTGGAAAACCCTGTTATCTAGGCGCTCTTGTGATGTCATGAGACAAACCATTCTGGTTCAGATGCCATGTTAAAGTGGCGGAGTAAACGTGTCACAACGGCATTGTAAGTGGATGATTGATGGCGTCTCAGATGTCCCACTCTTGTCAGAAATTGTCAATCCAGTTTGACATATATggcttcttttatttctctctaaaTCAGTTGTCTTCAGAGGAATTGTGTAGTTCTTGAAGGAGTGCCTCCTCCTCTAAGGTGAAGGAGGACAGTTGTGTCCTGACCTGCGTTATCACATGTGAATTTAGAATTTCTTGCTCCGTGTCATACATCTGTACTCTTCTTACAGTACTGCATTCATTATGTTACACTGTTTGTGTTCTGGACTTTGGAAATACACCCCATAAGGAACAACGGTGTAATTGTGTGTGCTCTGATCTCTCTGTGGTTCCTGGTATTGTGGGTCCTGTCGgaccttgttgttgttttaacaaAAGCCCAAATTTCTCTGAAACCACAAAACTTTTCTCTGAAGTGTGCTCTGCTTGCCTTTGGTTGATGAATTTCATCCCAGTGATTACTCTACACTGtggaaaaaatgcatttaaaggtttatattattatattcacaTCCCATGTACCTTGCCTTCTCAATCATTTCCATTTACTGTAGGGATTGCAAAACAGTGAATCATATTGTCAGAAAAATGTGACATGTTTGGAAGAATTTGCATCATCATTTCACAATTTTATCATGTTACTGTATAATAACGAATGCTGATGTATGATATATAAGGAATCTGAATTTGTGTCCCTCTTTAGGATCCTCAGTACATACAACAGGCTCTGACGAATGCCCTGCTGATGGATGCTGTGGTCAGATGCCTCCAGTCTCAGAAAGCTATTTACGCCGCTTCTAAATTGGCCTACTTTGACACAATGAAACGGGAAGGTTTGTAACTACAAGCCGTTTAGATTTAGTCATAGTCATGAAATGGTGTGAAGCCTCTGGGTTGCAAATGCATTAGCTTATTTatctcaaattcaaatttctTCTTATACTCTCTTAATGATAATGGCAACATCTTTGGTTAGTTAAGAGAACCCACTGAAGAACTAGATTTGTGTTTACAAAATGTACCCAACTTGAATCGCTTCCTACTGAACATATGTATTATGTTTTTGTGTAGCAGGCTAGCAGGACTAAGCCTCTCCTTGTCTTACAAACATAAAGAGACACCAGTATAAGGTTTCATTTTTTGGCATCCTGCTCTATCACCATTTTTCCCAAGTGCTAAAAGTaaatatactgcacacactgtCCAAAGTACAAATCACACAAAAGGGCAGATAACAAAGACGTATGTTTAGTGGGTTTTTTCCATTTGAACAAAAGGCTTTTCTGTATATTACTATTTGGCACAATCAAGGCACGTAAGCAGTACTGACTTAAAACACTTACAAAGTGTAAGTAAGTGTGCgtgtaataatttattttatgttattctTATGTGCCTTCGAGACCATATGATATTATGCTGTGCTCATTCCTGATgtattatattgccaaaagttttgggacacccctccaaatcattgaattcaggtgttgctttcaggggttgggctcagtcccttagttccagtgaaaggaactcttaacaggttggggatgaccgcttcctgttccaacatgattgtgcaccagtgcaagaagcaaggtccataaagacatggatgagcgagtttagtgtggaggaacttcagagtcctggcctcaacccgatagaacacctttgggatggattagagcggagactgcgagccaggccaaaactgggacgtctgtcttcacatgcacatgaaggtaatatggagttctcccgccctttgcagctataacagcttcaactcttctgggaaggctttccacaaggtttggagtgtgtttatgggaatttttgaccattccactagaagcacatttgtgaggtcaggcactgatgttggatgagaaggtctggctcacagtctccactctaattcatcccaaaggtgttctatcaggttgaggtgcaggccagtcaagttcctccacaccaaactctctcatccatgtctttatggaccttgctttgtgcactggtgtgcagtcatgttggaacaggaaggggtcatccccaaactgtacccacaaagttgtgagcatgaaattgtccaaaatgtcttggtatgaagctgaagcattacgagttcctttcactggaactaaggggccgagcccaacccctgaaaaacaacatctgaattcaatgatttggaggggtgtcccaaaacatttgccaatatagtgtactatCACTGCCAAGCTATTGGTAAATATTAAGTTTTTAGCTTTTACATCTAATATCATGACCTGACATCACTTTCTTATTTCATTAGTATTGCATTACACTTAAAATTCCACCTTAAACACAGCAGAGTTTGTATTTCTTGGTGTTTTTAAACAGTACCGATGATGGTGCCGAAAACAACAAGTGAGACCCTGAAGCATAAAATCAACCCTTGTCTGGATTTGACGTCTCCTCAAGCTGTGGATGTCCTGCTCTATACTCCAGGTTAGACAAGATCTTGTCATGAACTTGTTCAGCAGAAGTttgtaaacacaacacaacactgcgAATGCAGGAAACCTGAGCCATGCAGGCCAGACAGGACCTGTTTTACTGATCATGTGAAGTGATAAGTGACGTGATAAAAAAGGATCCTTCCCGGAAAACACATCCTTTGTTTCTGTCTAAAGTTAAACCAGTACATTCCACTCTGATATATGCATGCTTCAGTTTCAGGTTTCTTGTGAAACAGCCAGTGGCAATTTTGATCCTAAAAGGTTTTAGACTACAAAGGGAAACTGATTCAGCAACAGCTactgtgattgattgattatccttttcccttttttgtgtgtacctgtgcataGATTATATTGTGAGATACCGAGGCTTTAGAAATTTGACGATAAGATCCAAAGAAAGCATGAAGCTGATAATTTAGAAATGAAACATATTGGGATATATTATTATAGGATAATAATCGGAAATTTGGTGGATTGGAGTTGCCTGATATGAAGTACCCcaaagtttattatttt is from Hemibagrus wyckioides isolate EC202008001 linkage group LG24, SWU_Hwy_1.0, whole genome shotgun sequence and encodes:
- the dennd3a gene encoding DENN domain-containing protein 3 isoform X1, giving the protein MADNIPLGVLEACVVVGASSDRLKEFCLSQLQGGKEKEPLLLDPEVLQVHAPPFVTKESTSDSLGHAPAFSRVQRRRSFLKKKKERPSVSSSNETKTATDDQSVPKDIDLIALPQLCFPGGLRVLSESQEDSYHFLVFTDVFGNQTHGVVVQYYKPIQVSVESISYKNGHYLSKPPKLYTAYGICLISKYPYYNALRDCLSSFLVQLKNSRMVEFEEQVKEFSAKLALVPIPPPGQLQVAFNLKPLQIILPPREDMDRPAVDLDLHLPFLCFQPEQILQVICSILTEQRVVFFSSDWARLTLVAECFMLFIHPLHWQHPFVPILSRQMLDFLMAPTAYIMGCHVQHLEDVAAEMEDLILIDIDDGTVTSSCDADLPDMPVAAKECFKRRVNELQLHYDLELCRHGSSMDVNDMRARRRQWQHKLNSEILNISLELIVNIFREVHDNLNFEHRVFNSEEFFRAQDPGDQPFYKKVLDTHIFHSFLKDCLNRKTGAFAQMKINTQSEAFRLRTYSTEHSPQKPNMKDVTRKPDYQLRKRLGMSLPNLVEDFSLLVPIRQLSFQKSDKGSTFKPVFKIPPKPVKTFKLPEFPPPLAYQYVQSYYSELITQLSKAINSATPEESSLLARYYYLRGLVNYVAGKRVDALIDFQNLHRTDMDIFPLELVNTLADSLRIEERKVAEGRPELKRLISRVKKTSSQDDYPDGGSVKKFELPRTHMFLEDFVRRVQESGIVKDLGTIQRLFHALTVGMESTAKVSAQSVFYLDSSSDGQQKQVDPEVFRFFYTIWKETEAEAQDVDLPVAVLNHLETNEQVYKVSSSVKTSHGVGKIAMTQRRLFLLTEGHPGYVEVTKFRDLEEVKISSAPLLFLRIPTLKIKTSLRRETFEANLKSECDLWHLMIKELWAGRKMADEHKDPQYIQQALTNALLMDAVVRCLQSQKAIYAASKLAYFDTMKREVPMMVPKTTSETLKHKINPCLDLTSPQAVDVLLYTPGQLGTAASGGGGYPKLWCALSDGKVVVFDAASWSLQQNCVQMGTSRLNCMLGVDQQQLWIGSQDSIIYIINPNSMSCNKQLTEHRAEITGLALEERPDKYSQLLAYSCSADGIVIVWDVATLQARRDIRLTCDRLQSIQFHSGRLWCCARDCVMEVRRNGVVHRSISLPDHLRGSPCSYSSFIVFNERNQMWTGYIDSGELCVWHLADLEKPFSRIQLPDCTSVICMIRVKNQIWIGGHSRSGGKSRGKIYVVDTERLLVEKELQAHSDTVQTLCSAEDRYILSGAAGQDGKIAIWKVE
- the dennd3a gene encoding DENN domain-containing protein 3 isoform X2 encodes the protein MADNIPLGVLEACVVVGASSDRLKEFCLSQLQGGKEKEPLLLDPEVLQVHAPPFVTKESTSDSLGHAPAFSRVQRRRSFLKKKKERPSVSSSNETKTATDDQSVPKDIDLIALPQLCFPGGLRVLSESQEDSYHFLVFTDVFGNQTHGVVVQYYKPIQVSVESISYKNGHYLSKPPKLYTAYGICLISKYPYYNALRDCLSSFLVQLKNSRMVEFEEQVKEFSAKLALVPIPPPGQLQVAFNLKPLQIILPPREDMDRPAVDLDLHLPFLCFQPEQILQVICSILTEQRVVFFSSDWARLTLVAECFMLFIHPLHWQHPFVPILSRQMLDFLMAPTAYIMGCHVQHLEDVAAEMEDLILIDIDDGTVTSSCDADLPDMPVAAKECFKRRVNELQLHYDLELCRHGSSMDVNDMRARRRQWQHKLNSEILNISLELIVNIFREVHDNLNFEHRVFNSEEFFRAQDPGDQPFYKKVLDTHIFHSFLKDCLNRKTGAFAQMKINTQSEAFRLRTYSTEHSPQKPNMKDVTRKPDYQLRKRLGMSLPNLVEDFSLLVPIRQLSFQKSDKGSTFKPVFKIPPKPVKTFKLPEFPPPLAYQYVQSYYSELITQLSKAINSATPEESSLLARYYYLRGLVNYVAGKRVDALIDFQNLHRTDMDIFPLELVNTLADSLRIEERKVAEGRPELKRLISRVKKTSSQDDYPDGGSVKKFELPRTHMFLEDFVRRVQESGIVKDLGTIQRLFHALTVGQQKQVDPEVFRFFYTIWKETEAEAQDVDLPVAVLNHLETNEQVYKVSSSVKTSHGVGKIAMTQRRLFLLTEGHPGYVEVTKFRDLEEVKISSAPLLFLRIPTLKIKTSLRRETFEANLKSECDLWHLMIKELWAGRKMADEHKDPQYIQQALTNALLMDAVVRCLQSQKAIYAASKLAYFDTMKREVPMMVPKTTSETLKHKINPCLDLTSPQAVDVLLYTPGQLGTAASGGGGYPKLWCALSDGKVVVFDAASWSLQQNCVQMGTSRLNCMLGVDQQQLWIGSQDSIIYIINPNSMSCNKQLTEHRAEITGLALEERPDKYSQLLAYSCSADGIVIVWDVATLQARRDIRLTCDRLQSIQFHSGRLWCCARDCVMEVRRNGVVHRSISLPDHLRGSPCSYSSFIVFNERNQMWTGYIDSGELCVWHLADLEKPFSRIQLPDCTSVICMIRVKNQIWIGGHSRSGGKSRGKIYVVDTERLLVEKELQAHSDTVQTLCSAEDRYILSGAAGQDGKIAIWKVE